Part of the Desulfosalsimonas propionicica genome is shown below.
GGCGGTTACAAACCCGAATCCCTGCTTGAACTCAAGCAAAAAATGTCCCAAAAACCCGGCAAACACCTGATTGCCACCGCATGCAGATGCCACGGTGTGATCACGCCGGTATTGACGCAGGCATAACAGGTCACAGATATTTTTATATCCCGCCTGTGGCGGCAAATTTGTCCATGACCAGCCAGGTTTTCACATCCACCTTGAGATCCGGAGCAACACACAGATCTGCGGCCTCCTGCCGGGACAAAAACACGGTTTCAATGTCTTCTGCGCTTCCGGTGTTTCCGTCGGACGGATGGCCCTCACAGTCGAGATACACCATGACAATGGATTCGTCTGTAAGGCCGGATGATACATATATGGGCGGGCTTGTGCGGCGAACGCCGGTGGTCTTCAGGCCGGTTTCCTCCCCGAGTTCCCGGATGGCACTTTGCTCCGGGCTTTCACCCGGATCCACCAGCCCGGCGGGAAATCCGTACTGGTAGTCGTTTAACGGCATCCGGAATTCCCGGATCACAACCAGCTTGCCGCTGGGCGCATGCCAGGGTACGATAATGACCGCATCCACAATGTCAAATCCGCCAGTTTCAATTTTGGGCGGATTCTGCCGGGAGACAAAGTCCCAGCGCCTTTCATTGCCTTTTTTATCGGAATACCGGATTTCAAACAAGTTGACAAACCTGCGGTCTGTCAAAGCGGTCTGGCCGAGAATCCGGATTTTTTGATCACCTGCACTCATGGTTGATCCTTGTTTGGGGTGACAGCAAAAACCGGCAACCGCGCGAAGTAAAGCCACTCCGGGATTTTTCGGCAAGGATGAAAACCAGACCCTGGACAGGAAATCCGGGTAAGCCCAAAAACACTACGCTGCTTTTCAGGAAACAGGTTGCTGGACTGAATACAGATTTTTATTTTGATGGCGTTGCCTGCGGTTATGATAGACTTTTACAAATGCAACAATGGCCTTTATCTGTTGTTCTTCAGAGCTTTTAAATTCAATCCCGGTTAAATGGCAGCCCGGCTTATCTGATTTCCGGGTATTTGCCACTCGGCCTTTGACTTTTACCTTTTTTCCGTTCAAATCCAGGGTGATCAGCATAATGCAGGAGCCATTTAATGGTTTTTCTGTTTCCAAAAGTATGCCGTTTTGACTCAGGTCCAGGGCTTTTGCCCTGCCTTGATCCGTTACTTCCCTGTTGGCATCGAAAAGAATGTAGCTGACATCGTTTTCAGTCTGTATTCTAGGGCTTTTTCGTCTGTCCACAATCGTTTTTGCGTTTTGCTGGCTATCCATTGAATGCACCTTTATACTGAATTCCAGGGACATAAAAATTTTTTTTCAGTTAAACTGTATATCATTTAATTTAGCTTTGTTCAAGCATTATGACTGTTTTTCTCAACGGCAGGCAGGTGTTGGCATCGGCTATTTTGTTAAACGCTGGCTGAAGATCTTTGGCTTCCAAGCGCTATTCCCATGTGCAGGGCCTTGAGGTTGGCTTCCCGGAATCTTTCATCAAACCGGCCGGCCACGGCTGATTCCAGGCTGGGGATGGAAACGATTTGGGTCAGGGCGGCCACGGCGCCAAGCACGCAGATATTCAAACCCCGGGCATTGCCCATCTCCTGTTTGATTTGATCCTGAAACGGCAGCCAGGCCAGGCGGGCTTCAGCGCTTTTGTCCACTTTTACCAGGGCGGTGTCGGTGATCAGCAGGCCGCCGGGGCGGATGGTGGGATGGTATTTGTTGTATGCGGTCTGGGTCAGGCAGACCAGGACATTGGGCTGGATCACCTTGGGGTAGTAAACGGGCTTGTCCCAAATGATCACATCACTTCTGGCAGCCCCGCCCCGGGCCTGGGCCCCGTAGCTCTGGGACTGGACTGCGTTTAACCCCTCGTGGAGAACAGCGGCTTCTGCCAGCAGAATAGCTGCGGTGATAATGCCCTGCCCCCCGGAACCCGAAAAAACCAGCCTGCACTTTTCCATCATGCCTTCTTTTACGTCTGCTTTTGTTGGTTTTTTTCGATGACTTTTTCGTATTCCCGGCAGTATTCCGGAAGCTCTTTTTTCACAAACACGCCCCGCTCGATCAGCTCCGGGTCCTGGTTCTTTTTTTCAGAACCCACAGCT
Proteins encoded:
- a CDS encoding NUDIX hydrolase yields the protein MSAGDQKIRILGQTALTDRRFVNLFEIRYSDKKGNERRWDFVSRQNPPKIETGGFDIVDAVIIVPWHAPSGKLVVIREFRMPLNDYQYGFPAGLVDPGESPEQSAIRELGEETGLKTTGVRRTSPPIYVSSGLTDESIVMVYLDCEGHPSDGNTGSAEDIETVFLSRQEAADLCVAPDLKVDVKTWLVMDKFAATGGI
- a CDS encoding PilZ domain-containing protein, with translation MDSQQNAKTIVDRRKSPRIQTENDVSYILFDANREVTDQGRAKALDLSQNGILLETEKPLNGSCIMLITLDLNGKKVKVKGRVANTRKSDKPGCHLTGIEFKSSEEQQIKAIVAFVKVYHNRRQRHQNKNLYSVQQPVS
- a CDS encoding 2-oxoacid:acceptor oxidoreductase family protein, whose protein sequence is MMEKCRLVFSGSGGQGIITAAILLAEAAVLHEGLNAVQSQSYGAQARGGAARSDVIIWDKPVYYPKVIQPNVLVCLTQTAYNKYHPTIRPGGLLITDTALVKVDKSAEARLAWLPFQDQIKQEMGNARGLNICVLGAVAALTQIVSIPSLESAVAGRFDERFREANLKALHMGIALGSQRSSASV